A single window of Ferrimonas balearica DSM 9799 DNA harbors:
- a CDS encoding porin gives MKKMALVLLTASVSAPALAESPDFYGRFWVGGTFSDSGLAGNEKVDGASLENYASYIGMKGTHEISSTLNLIYKAEAGIESFDNSASNVFKSRNTYIGLDGSFGEITFGRNDTVFKKIEGGIDQFNITSSDMNRLIAGNDRLGDTVTYRTPVLAGFQLGATYTPEDDFGGKAELDDANNYAVSLVYGDGKLKKTPHYLALAYADGLNGLKAVRVAAGYKLGSWQFGALYQDSESLQYTNLDGDSWLLSAAWKHGAHKVKAQWSMDNAGLGKITSNAGADLDTVTDSEAYAYSLGYDYALSKQVTVGAIASYYDGEFTDAAGRTEFDDTLLTAHLKYLF, from the coding sequence ATGAAAAAGATGGCTCTGGTGTTGTTGACCGCCAGCGTTTCCGCTCCAGCACTGGCTGAAAGCCCTGATTTCTATGGCCGTTTCTGGGTTGGGGGCACCTTCTCCGATAGCGGATTGGCCGGCAATGAAAAGGTGGATGGTGCCAGTCTGGAGAACTACGCCTCCTACATTGGCATGAAAGGAACGCACGAAATTTCATCAACCCTTAACCTTATCTATAAGGCCGAAGCAGGTATTGAGAGTTTCGACAACAGCGCGTCGAATGTCTTTAAGTCTCGTAATACCTATATTGGGCTTGATGGTTCATTCGGTGAAATTACCTTCGGACGAAATGACACCGTATTTAAGAAAATCGAAGGCGGGATTGACCAATTTAATATCACCTCGTCCGACATGAACCGCTTGATTGCCGGTAACGATCGACTGGGTGACACCGTCACCTATCGCACCCCGGTACTGGCGGGTTTCCAGCTGGGCGCAACCTACACCCCGGAAGACGATTTCGGTGGCAAGGCGGAGCTGGACGACGCCAACAACTATGCCGTCAGCCTGGTGTACGGTGACGGCAAACTGAAAAAGACCCCGCACTATCTGGCGCTGGCTTACGCCGACGGTCTCAATGGCCTCAAAGCGGTGCGGGTGGCGGCGGGTTACAAGTTGGGCAGCTGGCAGTTTGGCGCCCTGTATCAGGATTCCGAGTCACTGCAGTACACCAACCTGGATGGCGATTCCTGGTTGCTGAGCGCCGCCTGGAAACACGGCGCCCACAAGGTGAAGGCGCAGTGGAGCATGGATAACGCCGGTCTGGGCAAGATCACCAGCAATGCCGGGGCGGATCTGGACACCGTCACCGACAGTGAAGCCTACGCCTACTCGCTGGGTTACGACTATGCCCTGTCCAAACAGGTGACGGTGGGCGCCATCGCCTCCTACTACGATGGCGAGTTTACCGATGCGGCCGGTCGCACTGAGTTCGACGACACCCTGCTGACGGCGCACCTGAAGTATCTGTTCTGA
- a CDS encoding DUF4238 domain-containing protein — MAKKKPLSHYVPKFSNKYWADDSNFMSYFWCEYSTSVKKGTKGKKQWGRKRGLYTWAVEHALDKELETKVAPLYEKLITYNELSKDDRFLWAQFILSQLVRTPSYMEYEKKAVELTGVESQPMCDRVGCQECLDLNYVANRNWLLLETHAEDYLVRTDNPVLQTGFIELPGSYLIYPLTPHLCFVATPMSDSWNPFEHNNNPIMGYQMPKGWAHMVNFYLAKSAYRSLVLSPEHAGVVSDTMFTDILGSYTQPPFSLHVVENELATSALESIRLIMSIADDFDYPAWEIERLTPDYPDNTIA; from the coding sequence GTGGCAAAGAAAAAACCTCTATCCCATTATGTTCCCAAATTTAGCAACAAGTATTGGGCTGACGACTCTAACTTCATGTCTTACTTTTGGTGTGAGTACTCTACGTCCGTTAAAAAAGGAACAAAAGGAAAAAAACAATGGGGTCGAAAGCGAGGTTTGTATACTTGGGCAGTTGAACATGCCTTGGATAAAGAGCTAGAAACTAAAGTTGCGCCGCTCTATGAAAAGCTCATTACTTACAATGAACTAAGTAAAGATGACAGATTTTTGTGGGCGCAATTCATACTGTCTCAGTTGGTAAGAACGCCTAGTTACATGGAATATGAAAAGAAAGCGGTTGAATTGACTGGGGTTGAGTCTCAGCCAATGTGTGATCGAGTCGGCTGTCAAGAATGCCTTGATTTAAATTACGTGGCGAATAGAAATTGGCTGTTGTTGGAAACTCATGCCGAAGACTACCTTGTACGGACTGACAATCCCGTTTTACAAACTGGCTTTATTGAGCTTCCGGGTAGCTATCTTATTTACCCCTTGACGCCTCATTTATGCTTCGTAGCTACCCCAATGAGTGATAGTTGGAATCCATTTGAGCATAATAACAATCCAATAATGGGCTATCAAATGCCTAAGGGGTGGGCTCATATGGTTAATTTTTATTTAGCAAAATCTGCTTATCGTTCGTTGGTATTAAGTCCTGAACATGCTGGTGTTGTATCAGATACTATGTTCACAGATATATTGGGTTCATATACTCAGCCTCCTTTTTCGCTGCATGTTGTTGAAAACGAACTAGCTACCTCAGCACTTGAAAGTATAAGGCTAATTATGTCTATCGCTGATGACTTTGATTATCCAGCATGGGAAATTGAAAGGCTAACCCCTGACTATCCTGATAACACAATCGCATAA
- a CDS encoding alpha/beta hydrolase family protein, which yields MSLHSLALACPDGQRIQASLFVPEAAPRGHILIAPALAVTQTFYHPLARYLCQHGYRVLTLDYRGVGASELTVPSPADVSLVHWAEQDLAVALAALTETAGDAPVYWIGHSFGGQALALVPGHERVDGALTVASSVPYWRHYGKRALPMWAFWHLLAPALSLGERFPARRLGLGRRDLPSGIVRQWARWGRRRDYLFCASHGLPLDAYRQFDRPVRHYGFADDHYAPPAAVEDLASRYGSGQSELRLVSADTLKAWGGVGHFSGFTERHRDTLWPQWLDYLQSLQAAGNPR from the coding sequence GTGTCACTTCACTCTCTCGCATTGGCCTGTCCCGATGGACAGCGGATCCAGGCCAGCCTGTTTGTTCCCGAAGCCGCGCCACGCGGCCACATCCTGATTGCGCCGGCGTTGGCGGTAACCCAAACCTTCTATCATCCTCTGGCGCGCTACCTCTGCCAGCATGGTTATCGGGTTTTAACCCTGGATTACCGTGGCGTTGGCGCGTCGGAACTGACCGTTCCGTCGCCTGCGGACGTCAGTCTGGTGCACTGGGCGGAACAGGATCTGGCGGTAGCGCTGGCGGCGCTGACCGAGACCGCCGGTGATGCCCCGGTGTACTGGATTGGCCACAGCTTTGGCGGCCAGGCGCTGGCGCTGGTACCGGGCCATGAGCGGGTGGACGGCGCCCTGACGGTGGCCAGCTCAGTGCCTTACTGGCGACACTACGGCAAGCGGGCGCTGCCGATGTGGGCGTTCTGGCACCTGTTGGCACCGGCACTGAGTCTGGGGGAGCGTTTCCCGGCCCGACGGCTGGGGTTGGGACGTCGTGATCTGCCCAGCGGCATTGTGCGCCAGTGGGCCCGCTGGGGGCGTCGGCGCGACTACCTGTTCTGCGCTTCCCATGGCTTGCCTTTGGACGCTTACCGCCAGTTTGACCGGCCGGTTCGCCACTATGGCTTTGCCGATGACCACTATGCGCCGCCCGCAGCGGTTGAGGATTTGGCCAGTCGCTATGGTTCAGGCCAATCGGAACTGCGGCTGGTGTCGGCGGACACCCTCAAGGCGTGGGGCGGAGTAGGGCACTTCAGCGGCTTTACTGAGCGTCATCGCGACACCCTGTGGCCCCAGTGGCTGGATTATCTGCAAAGCCTGCAGGCGGCGGGCAATCCGCGCTGA
- a CDS encoding LysR family transcriptional regulator: protein MRITLKQLAVFKAICDNRQLSKAARQLHLSVPAVSMNLKELESSLEAKLLERTPHGLVLTDAGNLALQQANTILKQTQHLEQMFKEQAKGLGGSLSIGANKTSGNYVLSRKLPRFKALYPSVSTRLKIDSSALVEEMVHRNELDMAFIGQKPKDKNIHYQRWRNDRLCVVAAPGHKLAHRPATPADLTAATWILDEEDSATRIESLNLLKELGVTVQDEIIMNTMGAIKRAVGTGLGLSILPMLAVDAELERGDLKEVQTGATIPDRDIYVIYKETQRTPLMERFLDCCGLPVSE from the coding sequence ATGCGCATTACCCTGAAACAACTGGCGGTGTTCAAAGCGATCTGCGACAACCGCCAACTCTCCAAGGCGGCCCGCCAGCTGCACCTTTCGGTGCCCGCAGTCAGCATGAATCTGAAAGAGCTGGAGAGTTCACTCGAAGCCAAGCTGCTGGAGCGCACACCCCACGGACTGGTGCTGACCGACGCCGGTAACCTGGCGTTGCAACAGGCCAATACCATCCTCAAACAAACCCAGCACCTGGAACAGATGTTCAAAGAGCAGGCCAAGGGGTTGGGCGGCAGCCTGAGCATCGGTGCCAACAAAACCTCCGGCAACTACGTACTGTCCCGCAAATTGCCGCGCTTTAAGGCGCTGTATCCCTCCGTCAGCACCCGCCTCAAGATCGACTCCAGCGCACTGGTGGAGGAGATGGTGCATCGCAATGAGCTGGATATGGCCTTTATTGGCCAGAAACCAAAGGACAAGAACATCCACTATCAGCGCTGGCGTAACGACCGCCTCTGTGTGGTGGCGGCCCCGGGCCATAAACTGGCACACCGGCCCGCGACGCCCGCTGACCTGACCGCCGCCACCTGGATCCTCGATGAGGAGGATTCCGCCACCCGCATCGAATCCCTTAACCTGCTGAAAGAGCTGGGGGTGACGGTGCAGGATGAGATCATCATGAACACCATGGGCGCCATCAAGCGCGCCGTCGGTACCGGACTGGGCCTGTCGATTCTGCCGATGCTGGCGGTCGACGCCGAACTGGAGCGCGGTGATCTGAAAGAGGTGCAGACCGGCGCCACCATCCCCGACCGGGACATCTACGTCATCTACAAAGAGACCCAGCGGACCCCGCTGATGGAACGCTTCCTCGACTGCTGCGGCCTGCCGGTCAGCGAATAG
- a CDS encoding SLC13 family permease, with translation MSQRHLLSLSVAAGATLVLALMPPMAQGLGLLALAILCWATGVIGPLYAGVMIPAVALLLGVVSPSLVVAKTVNPVISIFVFGFVFAYLFHRCGLGDWMKVKVLRWSGGRPRLALAGFATLAFFTSMLVTNVASVALFFPLALSLAPYQYGTKATPLQKYIGVLIVLSATMGGISSIIGSTTSLIVAGLTEINMVDWIKLMLPLTLSLWLLGALVARRVFAPEFGERVTRQPEDVSLAPSQRWILLVFSGVLMGWLWCYRQEGELARQLAIAIPMLAILPLAWLSGERVTALLGGVQWPAVGIFVSALVLSEVLKHLGVACGLGAGLQPISEVIPAPLLVLGMLVTIMAFTEFVTNSGTVAIWGPMVLYLVVPLELEMAEVAIILAMGGSTAYILPSSTPGNAVLYSAGVVQRQEMLPLGYRMKLTALLVILLGLVGWAPIWQAFH, from the coding sequence ATGAGTCAGCGTCACTTACTGAGTCTTTCTGTTGCGGCCGGTGCCACGCTGGTGCTGGCCCTGATGCCGCCGATGGCCCAAGGTCTTGGGCTGCTGGCGCTGGCGATCCTGTGCTGGGCAACGGGGGTGATTGGGCCGCTGTATGCCGGGGTGATGATCCCCGCAGTGGCGTTGCTGCTCGGGGTGGTGTCCCCCTCGTTGGTGGTGGCCAAAACCGTCAACCCGGTGATCAGCATCTTTGTGTTCGGCTTTGTCTTTGCGTACCTGTTTCACCGCTGCGGCCTCGGCGACTGGATGAAGGTCAAAGTGCTGCGCTGGAGCGGTGGGCGTCCGCGCCTGGCTCTGGCGGGGTTTGCCACCCTGGCGTTCTTTACCTCAATGCTGGTCACCAACGTGGCCAGTGTGGCGCTGTTCTTCCCTCTGGCGCTCTCTTTGGCCCCCTATCAATACGGTACAAAAGCCACGCCACTGCAGAAGTACATCGGTGTGCTGATTGTGCTGAGTGCCACCATGGGGGGGATCTCCTCCATCATTGGCAGCACCACCAGCCTGATTGTGGCGGGGCTGACCGAAATCAATATGGTGGACTGGATTAAGCTGATGCTGCCGCTGACCCTGTCGTTGTGGCTGCTGGGGGCGCTGGTGGCGCGTCGGGTGTTTGCCCCGGAGTTTGGCGAACGGGTAACCCGCCAGCCCGAGGATGTGTCGCTGGCACCGTCCCAGCGCTGGATACTGCTGGTGTTCTCCGGCGTGCTGATGGGTTGGCTGTGGTGCTATCGCCAGGAGGGTGAGTTGGCGCGGCAGCTGGCCATTGCCATCCCGATGTTGGCCATCCTGCCGCTGGCCTGGCTCAGCGGCGAGCGGGTGACGGCGTTGCTGGGGGGCGTGCAATGGCCGGCGGTGGGGATCTTCGTCAGTGCGCTGGTGCTGAGTGAGGTGCTGAAGCATCTGGGCGTGGCTTGTGGCCTCGGCGCCGGATTGCAGCCGATCAGCGAAGTGATCCCGGCGCCGCTGCTGGTGTTGGGCATGCTGGTGACCATCATGGCCTTTACCGAGTTTGTGACCAACTCCGGCACCGTGGCGATCTGGGGACCGATGGTGCTGTATCTGGTGGTGCCGCTGGAGCTGGAGATGGCGGAGGTGGCCATCATTCTCGCCATGGGCGGCTCTACCGCTTATATCCTGCCGTCCTCCACACCGGGCAACGCGGTGCTCTACAGCGCCGGGGTGGTGCAGCGTCAGGAGATGCTGCCGTTGGGTTACCGCATGAAGCTCACCGCGCTGTTGGTGATTCTGCTGGGCCTGGTGGGATGGGCGCCGATCTGGCAGGCGTTCCACTAG
- a CDS encoding flavocytochrome c, which produces MMKLKLSALSVAAVMLSLSGAAYAQGGSLADFHKSMGGCDTCHTKPLKVSDSETHENAQCQNCHGGYEDLANDKLEFDPHTSHLGDINCTSCHRAHDAPKMYCNECHSFDNVEMPFADTKAKPAWDAEWDQEAIAKAIKAGPKETTQVVIVGAGSAGYNAAIAAKRAGADVILLEKAPFTGGNSMLAAGGFNAVGTPQQAKKGIDDSIDSFVEDAMKGGRYQNDKALVQIMAEESADGVKWLESLGANMDDLKRSGGAKVERTHRPTGGYSVGPHIIDTLRAAAEREGIDVRLNSRVEKLVLNDDQAIVGVVVHGKHSGHKMIGADAVVLATGGYGMNKEMVAYYRPTFKDMTSSNNVTATGDGIRLAKEIGASMTDIDWVQAHPTIGKDSRILISETVRGVGAIMVNVHGERFINELTTRDRASDAILKQDEQYAWLVFDEQLIEKKQMVRGYEHLGMLSKANTIEDLAKITGMESLAKTAEDYNRYQAAGKDEAFGRSDMPLNLSQPPYYAVKVAPGIHHTMGGVAVDTNSNVLNLQSWPIQGLYAAGEVTGGGHGYNRLGGNAIADTVVFGRRAGEHAAEYATKK; this is translated from the coding sequence ATGATGAAACTCAAATTAAGTGCACTGTCCGTTGCAGCGGTAATGCTTTCCCTGTCTGGCGCCGCTTATGCGCAAGGCGGTTCTCTGGCGGATTTCCATAAATCCATGGGCGGCTGTGACACCTGCCATACCAAGCCGCTGAAAGTCAGCGACAGCGAAACCCATGAAAACGCCCAGTGCCAAAACTGTCACGGCGGTTACGAAGACCTGGCCAACGACAAGCTGGAGTTTGATCCGCACACCTCCCACCTTGGCGACATCAACTGCACCTCCTGCCACCGCGCTCACGATGCGCCGAAGATGTACTGCAACGAGTGCCACAGCTTCGACAACGTAGAGATGCCCTTCGCCGACACCAAAGCCAAGCCGGCCTGGGACGCCGAGTGGGATCAGGAAGCGATCGCCAAAGCCATTAAGGCGGGCCCGAAAGAGACCACCCAGGTGGTGATCGTCGGTGCCGGCTCTGCCGGTTACAACGCCGCCATCGCCGCCAAGCGCGCTGGTGCCGACGTGATCCTGCTGGAGAAAGCCCCGTTCACCGGCGGCAACTCCATGCTGGCCGCCGGTGGCTTCAACGCCGTGGGTACCCCGCAACAGGCCAAGAAAGGGATCGACGACAGCATTGACTCCTTTGTGGAAGACGCCATGAAGGGCGGCCGCTACCAGAACGACAAAGCGCTGGTGCAGATCATGGCGGAAGAGTCTGCCGACGGCGTTAAGTGGCTGGAGTCCCTGGGCGCCAACATGGATGACCTGAAGCGCTCCGGTGGCGCCAAGGTGGAACGTACCCACCGTCCGACCGGCGGCTACAGCGTGGGTCCGCACATTATCGACACCCTGCGCGCCGCCGCTGAGCGCGAAGGCATCGATGTGCGCCTCAACTCCCGCGTGGAGAAGCTGGTGCTGAATGACGATCAGGCCATCGTGGGTGTGGTGGTACACGGTAAGCACTCCGGCCACAAGATGATCGGCGCTGACGCCGTGGTGCTGGCCACCGGAGGTTACGGCATGAACAAAGAGATGGTGGCTTACTACCGCCCCACCTTTAAGGACATGACCAGCTCCAACAACGTCACTGCCACCGGTGACGGCATCCGCCTGGCCAAAGAGATTGGCGCGTCCATGACCGACATCGACTGGGTTCAGGCCCACCCGACCATCGGCAAAGACAGCCGCATCCTGATCTCCGAAACCGTACGGGGCGTGGGCGCCATCATGGTAAACGTCCACGGTGAACGCTTTATCAACGAGCTGACCACCCGTGACCGTGCCTCCGACGCCATCCTTAAGCAGGACGAGCAGTACGCCTGGCTGGTGTTTGACGAGCAGCTGATCGAGAAGAAGCAGATGGTGCGCGGCTACGAGCACCTGGGCATGCTGAGCAAAGCCAACACCATTGAGGACCTGGCCAAGATCACCGGCATGGAATCCCTGGCCAAAACCGCTGAGGACTACAACCGCTACCAGGCGGCCGGTAAAGATGAGGCCTTTGGCCGCAGCGATATGCCGCTGAACCTGAGCCAGCCTCCCTACTACGCGGTGAAAGTGGCGCCGGGCATCCACCACACCATGGGTGGCGTTGCGGTGGACACCAACTCCAACGTGCTGAACCTGCAAAGCTGGCCGATCCAGGGCCTGTACGCCGCCGGTGAGGTGACTGGCGGGGGGCACGGCTACAACCGTCTGGGCGGTAACGCCATCGCCGACACCGTGGTCTTCGGTCGTCGCGCCGGTGAGCACGCGGCCGAGTACGCCACCAAGAAGTAA